The following coding sequences lie in one Musa acuminata AAA Group cultivar baxijiao chromosome BXJ1-8, Cavendish_Baxijiao_AAA, whole genome shotgun sequence genomic window:
- the LOC135587704 gene encoding uncharacterized protein LOC135587704: MARFSCFSNLLIGMKKKSEKSSKAVDAKRVNSTGDLRVKPEDLLHPSLEMGTKEASFGDSVPLKAQGKSSLSNLKVDGNGNTNEILTRTTAAVEAAYEGGDEHDDVLSMKRDFSDFDLQALAMEKGELAYPGFNQEFNNDVMEYKSDKVAGITPNMLDQSGHVSDPGMGRTTAFWGSPSLKRSCSNIERKRSGKFLTSPTKSYSCEDLQKLAENGGGEAHGILGSPLSVMTSCSADKVMLKKRSSSQVLPSRSRKLWWKLFLWSHRNLHKSWVSKPERTVSTVDASKQKGGYCSDTLEPSCKIDIKNKKPMEEPEIRNDLWPQNQWVAFCAESSSLDRVNAWVHSLDDSPFYPIDDDEVVTGVYVNMDSTEVGEPSGKNQTGMSRRTVEEIVQANKIVESLNSLSAVAHISCMGLKVIPAISAFNSLRVINLLGNFIVHISPGSLPKSLHMLDLSRNKIATIEGLRELTKLRVLNLSYNRISRIGHGLSNCVLIKELYLTGNKISDVEGLHRLLKLTVLDLSFNKISTAKALGQLVANYDSLLALNLLGNPIQTNIGDDQLRKAVCSLLPQLAYLNKQPTKPHREVVTGNIAKAALGDNGWHSRRRSTRRVIQSMSSSVKVRVGEGSSHKGSSHKDRQRSKSRHQHSISTRK; the protein is encoded by the exons ATGGCAAGGTTCAGTTGCTTCTCTAATCTTCTCATCGGAATGAAGAAGAAATCCGAA AAATCATCCAAAGCTGTTGATGCCAAAAGGGTGAATAGTACTGGAGATTTGCGAGTTAAACCAGAAGATCTCCTTCATCCTTCTCTCGAGATGGGAACCAAGGAGGCATCTTTCGGGGATTCAGTACCTTTAAAAGCTCAAGGAAAGAGCTCTTTGAGCAATTTGAAGGTTGATGGGAATGGGAACACTAATGAGATCCTGACAAGGACTACAGCAGCAGTTGAGGCAGCTTATGAGGGAGGTGATGAGCATGATGATGTTTTATCTATGAAAAGGGACTTCTCGGACTTTGATCTCCAGGCGTTAGCCATGGAGAAAGGTGAACTTGCATACCCTGGTTTTAATCAAGAATTCAACAACGATGTGATGGAGTACAAGTCAGACAAAGTTGCAGGGATCACTCCCAATATGCTGGACCAAAGCGGGCATGTCAGCGATCCAGGGATGGGGAGGACGACAGCATTTTGGGGATCTCCCTCACTGAAGCGTTCATGCTCCAACatagagagaaagagatctgGTAAATTCCTTACATCGCCTACCAAGTCCTATTCATGCGAAGATCTTCAAAAGCTAGCAGAAAATGGTGGTGGAGAAGCACATGGCATTCTAGGCAGCCCATTATCTGTAATGACTTCCTGCAGTGCTGACAAGGTGATGCTAAAGAAGAGATCTTCAAGCCAGGTGCTTCCCTCAAGGAGTAGGAAGCTCTGGTGGAAGCTTTTCCTGTGGAGTCATAGGAATCTCCACAAGTCTTGGGTCTCAAAACCAGAGAGGACAGTCTCCACTGTTGATGCATCCAAGCAGAAAGGTGGCTATTGCTCAGATACGCTTGAACCAAGCTGTAAGATTGACATAAAAAACAAGAAGCCAATGGAAGAACCTGAGATCAGgaatgatttgtggcctcaaaatcAATGGGTAGCATTTTGTGCAGAATCCTCGTCTCTAGATAGAGTTAATGCTTGGGTCCATAGTCTCGATGATAGCCCTTTCTACCCAATTGATGATGACGAAGTGGTCACTGGAGTTTATGTTAACATGGATTCTACTGAGGTGGGAGAACCTTCAGGCAAGAACCAGACTGGTATGAGCAGGCGCACCGTGGAGGAAATCGTGCAGGCCaacaaaattgttgaatctctcaATTCCTTATCTGCAGTGGCTCACATTTCCTGCATGGGTTTGAAAGTAATACCAGCTATTTCAGCCTTCAATAGCCTCCGAGTGATCAATTTATTAGGCAATTTCATAG TTCATATTTCTCCTGGATCATTACCTAAGAGCCTTCATATGCTTGACTTGTCAAGGAACAAGATTGCCACAATTGAAGGTCTCAGAGAATTGACGAAACTAAGGGTGCTTAATCTCAGTTATAACAGAATCTCACGAATTGGTCATG GACTGTCAAACTGCGTTCTAATTAAAGAACTTTACCTCACGGGCAACAAGATCAGTGATGTCGAGGGGCTACACAGGCTCTTGAAGCTTACTGTGCTTGACCTGAGCTTCAACAAGATATCCACAGCAAAAGCCTTAGGCCAGCTTGTCGCCAATTATGACTCTCTCTTGGCCCTTAACCTACTTGGCAACCCGATACAGACCAACATCGGGGATGACCAGCTCCGTAAGGCAGTCTGTAGCCTCCTCCcacagcttgcttatctcaacaaGCAACCGACTAAACCCCATAGGGAGGTGGTAACTGGCAACATAGCCAAGGCTGCACTTGGGGACAACGGCTGGCATTCTAGGAGGAGGTCAACAAGGCGTGTGATCCAGAGTATGAGCTCATCGGTCAAGGTAAGGGTTGGAGAGGGAAGTAGCCACAAGGGAAGCAGCCACAAGGATAGACAGAGATCAAAGAGCAGGCATCAACACTCGATTTCAACAAGAAAATAA